One part of the Streptomyces nigra genome encodes these proteins:
- a CDS encoding CDP-alcohol phosphatidyltransferase, protein MPVFIRRGRPHRPDDETEPVGAAGEDAPGAVSRLARLGAWRTRYPLAAQGLSRSLTALAALLVIGALLLPNTLPGLRPDRFVRIPAEAILGVAVLVLLPRRPRLVAAVVYGVGLAVVTLLNLLDMGFNEYLGRGFNAALDWDLLPDAKAYVADTLGSGVATGAAVGTAVLALLLMAVLSAATVRLANLLARHRVRAGRGALVAGAVWVLCTALGLQLAGLPVASDRAAGALKVHTMRTVQSLRDEAAFAETAKADTFGNTPPDQLLPALRGKDVVFAFVESYGRSALEDPAMAPGVGRTLDKRAEALAAAGYRARSGWLTSATYGGSSWLGHSTTMSGLWIDNQRRYRTVTAGDHLTLTRAFQKSGAWDTVGVMPGVQKGWPEAEWYGLDRVYDAFDLGYRGPKFSWSTMPDQYALEAFERKVHGRPHDRPLMSFVILTSSHQPWAPIPRMVDWEDVGDGSVFGPIEKAGRRPADILTNTTESRKEYGRSIQYSVTSLTQWLERYGTKDTVLVFLGDHQPIARVSGERASRDVPISVVAKDPEVLEKIDGWRWTEGLKPAKDAPVWRMDAFRDRFLTAFGSTPHPSKG, encoded by the coding sequence GTGCCCGTCTTCATACGCCGTGGCCGACCGCACCGCCCCGACGACGAGACCGAGCCGGTGGGGGCGGCCGGAGAGGACGCCCCCGGTGCCGTCTCCCGGCTCGCCCGGCTCGGTGCCTGGCGCACCCGGTACCCCCTGGCCGCCCAGGGCCTGAGCCGGTCGCTCACCGCGCTCGCCGCGCTGCTCGTGATCGGCGCGCTGCTTCTGCCGAACACGCTGCCCGGGCTGCGGCCGGACCGGTTCGTCCGGATCCCGGCGGAGGCGATCCTCGGTGTCGCGGTGCTGGTCCTCCTGCCCCGGCGGCCACGGCTGGTGGCGGCGGTCGTGTACGGGGTGGGGCTGGCCGTGGTGACCCTGCTGAACCTGCTCGACATGGGGTTCAACGAATACCTGGGGCGGGGCTTCAACGCCGCGCTGGACTGGGACCTGCTGCCCGACGCCAAGGCGTATGTCGCCGACACGCTCGGCAGCGGTGTGGCGACCGGTGCCGCGGTCGGCACCGCCGTCCTGGCGCTGCTGCTGATGGCGGTGCTGTCGGCGGCGACGGTCCGGCTGGCGAATCTGCTGGCCCGGCACCGGGTCCGGGCCGGCCGGGGCGCGCTCGTCGCCGGCGCGGTGTGGGTCCTCTGCACCGCGCTCGGCCTGCAGCTGGCGGGCCTGCCGGTGGCCTCCGACCGGGCGGCCGGGGCGCTCAAGGTCCACACGATGCGTACGGTGCAGTCGCTGCGGGACGAGGCCGCGTTCGCCGAGACGGCCAAGGCGGACACGTTCGGGAACACGCCGCCCGACCAGTTGCTGCCCGCGCTGCGCGGCAAGGACGTGGTCTTCGCGTTCGTCGAGAGCTACGGCCGCAGCGCCCTGGAGGACCCGGCCATGGCGCCCGGCGTGGGCCGGACCCTCGACAAGCGCGCCGAGGCGCTGGCGGCGGCCGGCTACCGGGCCCGCAGCGGCTGGCTGACGTCGGCGACGTACGGCGGCAGCAGCTGGCTCGGGCACTCCACGACCATGTCGGGCCTGTGGATCGACAACCAGCGGCGCTATCGCACGGTGACCGCGGGCGACCATCTCACGCTGACCCGCGCCTTCCAGAAGTCCGGCGCCTGGGACACGGTCGGGGTGATGCCGGGTGTGCAGAAGGGCTGGCCGGAGGCGGAGTGGTACGGCCTGGACCGGGTGTACGACGCGTTCGATCTCGGGTATCGCGGGCCCAAGTTCAGCTGGTCGACCATGCCCGACCAGTACGCCCTGGAGGCGTTCGAGCGGAAGGTGCACGGCCGTCCGCACGACCGGCCGCTGATGTCGTTCGTCATCCTGACGTCCAGCCATCAGCCGTGGGCGCCGATCCCGAGGATGGTCGATTGGGAGGACGTCGGCGACGGCTCGGTGTTCGGGCCGATCGAGAAGGCGGGCCGCAGACCGGCGGACATCCTCACGAACACCACTGAATCCCGGAAGGAGTACGGCCGGTCGATCCAGTACTCGGTCACCAGCCTGACGCAGTGGCTGGAGCGCTACGGGACCAAGGACACCGTGCTGGTCTTCCTCGGCGACCACCAGCCGATCGCCCGGGTCAGCGGCGAGCGGGCCAGCCGTGATGTGCCGATCTCGGTGGTGGCGAAGGACCCCGAGGTGCTGGAGAAGATCGACGGCTGGCGCTGGACGGAGGGTCTGAAGCCCGCGAAGGACGCCCCGGTGTGGCGGATGGACGCCTTCCGAGACCGCTTCCTGACGGCGTTCGGCTCGACCCCGCACCCGTCGAAGGGCTGA
- the dusB gene encoding tRNA dihydrouridine synthase DusB: MPTTAPPVQIGPHTVQPPVVLAPMAGITNAPFRTLCREFSGGKGLFVSEMITTRALVERNEKTMQLIHFDESEKPRSIQLYGVDPATVGKAVRMIAEEDLADHIDLNFGCPVPKVTRKGGGSALPYKRNLLRAILREAVSGAGDLPVTMKMRKGIDDDHITYLDAGRIAVEEGVTAIALHGRTAAQHYGGTADWDAIARLKEHVPEIPVLGNGDIWSAEDALRMVRETGCDGVVVGRGCLGRPWLFADLVAAFEGRTEDIARPSLREVADVMVRHATLLGEWIGEESRGVIDFRKHVAWYLKGFAVGSEMRKRLAITSSLAELRAGLDELDLDQPWPTGADGPRGRTSGNNRVVLPDGWLKDPYDCAGVGEDAELDTSGG, encoded by the coding sequence ATGCCCACGACCGCCCCGCCCGTGCAGATCGGCCCGCACACCGTCCAGCCGCCCGTCGTCCTGGCCCCCATGGCCGGGATCACCAACGCGCCCTTCCGTACCCTGTGCAGGGAGTTCTCCGGCGGCAAAGGGCTGTTCGTCAGCGAGATGATCACCACCCGGGCGCTGGTCGAGCGCAACGAGAAGACCATGCAGCTGATCCACTTCGACGAGAGTGAGAAGCCGCGGTCGATCCAGTTGTACGGCGTCGACCCCGCCACCGTCGGCAAGGCCGTCCGCATGATCGCGGAGGAGGACCTCGCCGACCACATCGACCTGAACTTCGGGTGCCCCGTGCCGAAGGTGACCCGCAAGGGCGGCGGCTCCGCGCTGCCGTACAAGCGGAACCTGCTGCGCGCCATCCTGCGGGAGGCCGTCAGCGGGGCCGGTGACCTGCCCGTCACCATGAAGATGCGCAAGGGCATCGACGACGACCACATCACCTACCTCGACGCCGGCCGGATCGCCGTCGAGGAGGGCGTCACCGCGATCGCCCTGCACGGCCGCACCGCCGCCCAGCACTACGGCGGCACCGCCGACTGGGACGCCATCGCCCGGCTGAAGGAGCACGTCCCGGAGATCCCCGTCCTCGGCAACGGCGACATCTGGTCCGCCGAGGACGCGCTGCGGATGGTGCGCGAGACCGGTTGCGACGGCGTCGTGGTGGGGCGCGGATGCCTGGGGCGGCCGTGGCTCTTCGCCGACCTGGTCGCCGCCTTCGAGGGCCGCACCGAGGACATCGCCCGCCCGTCCCTGCGCGAGGTCGCCGACGTCATGGTCCGGCACGCCACTCTCCTCGGCGAGTGGATCGGGGAGGAGTCGCGGGGCGTCATCGACTTCCGCAAGCACGTCGCCTGGTACCTCAAGGGCTTCGCCGTCGGCTCCGAGATGCGCAAGCGCCTCGCTATCACCTCCTCGCTGGCCGAGCTGCGCGCGGGCCTGGACGAGCTGGACCTGGACCAGCCCTGGCCCACCGGCGCCGACGGCCCCCGCGGCCGTACGTCCGGCAACAACCGGGTGGTCCTGCCGGACGGCTGGCTGAAGGACCCGTACGACTGCGCGGGCGTGGGCGAGGACGCCGAGCTGGACACCTCCGGCGGCTGA
- a CDS encoding MFS transporter — MPEPSHRRRLLILAICCMSLLIVSLDNTALNVALPALQSDLHASTSGLQWTIDAYTLVLASLLMLAGSTADRIGRKRVFMAGLVVFTIGSALCSLAPGLNSLIVFRMVQAVGGSMLNPVAMSIITNTFTNPRERARAIGVWGAVVGISMAAGPLIGGLLVETVGWRAIFWVNLPVGLAALLLTLRFVPESRAAKARRADPVGQVLVMLLFGSLTYAIIEAPTAPAAEVLVFGGLALAALVGLLVHEPRRAEPLIDLRFFRSAPFSGATVIAVSAFAALGGFLFLSTLYLQNVRGLDALHAGLWMLPMAALCFVCAPLAGRVVGNRGPRLPLLMAGASMTASGVLFAAFEAETSNVTLVLGYILFGLGFGFVNAPITNTAVSGMPRAQAGVAAAVASTSRQLGQALGVAVIGAVLASGIGTAAYRTAFVTAARPAWWIVAACGALVLLVGLLTTGTWARTTAARTADSLETPETRESARAEA, encoded by the coding sequence ATGCCCGAGCCGTCCCACCGCCGACGCCTGCTGATCCTCGCGATCTGCTGTATGAGCCTGCTGATCGTGAGCCTCGACAACACGGCGCTCAACGTCGCCCTCCCCGCGCTCCAGAGCGATCTCCACGCGAGCACCTCGGGCCTGCAGTGGACGATCGACGCGTACACCCTCGTACTCGCCTCGCTGCTGATGCTGGCGGGCTCGACGGCGGACCGGATCGGCCGCAAGCGGGTCTTCATGGCGGGTCTGGTCGTCTTCACGATCGGCTCGGCCCTGTGCTCGCTGGCGCCCGGCCTGAACTCGCTGATCGTCTTCCGGATGGTGCAGGCCGTGGGCGGGTCGATGCTCAACCCGGTCGCCATGTCGATCATCACCAACACCTTCACCAACCCGCGTGAGCGGGCGCGGGCCATCGGGGTGTGGGGCGCGGTGGTCGGCATCTCCATGGCGGCCGGACCGCTGATCGGGGGCCTGCTCGTGGAGACGGTCGGCTGGCGGGCGATCTTCTGGGTCAATCTGCCGGTGGGGCTCGCGGCGCTGCTGCTGACGCTGCGCTTCGTGCCCGAGTCCCGGGCCGCGAAGGCACGCCGCGCGGACCCGGTCGGGCAGGTGCTGGTCATGCTGCTGTTCGGCTCGCTGACCTACGCGATCATCGAGGCGCCGACCGCTCCGGCCGCCGAGGTCCTGGTCTTCGGCGGTCTGGCCCTGGCGGCCCTGGTCGGCCTCCTCGTCCATGAACCCCGCCGCGCCGAGCCGCTGATCGATCTGCGGTTCTTCCGCTCGGCGCCGTTCAGCGGGGCGACGGTGATCGCGGTCAGCGCGTTCGCCGCGCTCGGCGGCTTCCTGTTCCTGTCGACGCTGTATCTGCAGAACGTCCGCGGCCTGGACGCCCTGCACGCGGGCCTGTGGATGCTCCCGATGGCCGCACTGTGCTTCGTGTGCGCGCCGCTGGCCGGGCGGGTGGTCGGCAACCGGGGTCCACGGCTGCCGCTGCTGATGGCCGGGGCGTCGATGACGGCGTCCGGCGTCCTCTTCGCGGCGTTCGAGGCGGAGACCTCCAACGTCACCCTCGTCCTCGGCTACATCCTCTTCGGGCTCGGCTTCGGCTTCGTGAACGCCCCGATCACCAACACGGCGGTGTCCGGCATGCCCCGCGCCCAGGCGGGCGTCGCCGCCGCCGTCGCCTCCACCAGCCGCCAGCTCGGCCAGGCCCTCGGCGTCGCCGTGATCGGCGCGGTCCTCGCCTCCGGCATCGGCACGGCCGCCTACCGCACCGCCTTCGTCACGGCGGCCCGCCCCGCCTGGTGGATCGTCGCGGCCTGCGGCGCCCTGGTTCTCCTGGTGGGCCTCCTGACGACGGGCACTTGGGCCCGTACGACGGCGGCCCGTACGGCGGATTCGCTGGAGACCCCGGAGACGCGGGAGTCCGCCCGGGCCGAGGCATAG